A genomic segment from Gracilinanus agilis isolate LMUSP501 chromosome 1, AgileGrace, whole genome shotgun sequence encodes:
- the HIC2 gene encoding hypermethylated in cancer 2 protein, whose product MELPTYAKQLLGQLNQQRAKGFLCDVIIVVENALFRAHKNVLAASSVYFKSLVLHDNLIHLDTDMISPTAFRQVLDFMYTGRLLPVEPPAEPNFHTLLNAANYLQLPELAALCRRKLKRPGKAFGSGRAGLPGVGRPGRGQRLSTASVIQARYPASEGRKAALAPKELPQSKGSDDELFLGGPGQENSHPLSRMGCKNGGGDGASCGGSSGHSGGSEQELGLDLSKKSPPLPPSAPAPLLGPDDLAQLSDGQHDSPAPASTNSASYPEPSGPLEDPMEVEGPGGPEENHLGLLEGPGAPPRKSLRHLARKKEWNKAEAVACASFERKEAAGGKGCCPGDEDELDDGLPNGILGSGAGPYGEPPYPCKEELENGKELSDDSGQSDAEGPGGPAGAGPGGAGANYVYRQEGFEAVPYGDNLYVCIPCGKGFPSSEQLNAHVETHTEEELFIKEEGGYGAGPAPDDEAEDLSAPSPAYASAAAANEQRPFKCSGCDKSYKDPATLRQHEKTHWLTRPFPCSICGKMFTQRGTMTRHMRSHLGLKPFACEECGMRFTRQYRLTEHMRVHSGEKPYECHLCGGKFTQQRNLISHLRMHTSPS is encoded by the coding sequence ATGGAGCTGCCCACCTACGCCAAGCAGCTGCTGGGGCAGCTCAACCAGCAGCGGGCCAAGGGCTTCCTGTGTGACGTCATCATCGTGGTGGAGAACGCGCTGTTCCGGGCGCACAAGAACGTGCTGGCGGCCAGCAGCGTGTACTTCAAGTCGCTGGTGCTGCACGACAACCTCATCCACCTGGACACGGACATGATCAGCCCCACGGCCTTCCGCCAGGTGCTGGACTTCATGTACACGGGCAGGCTGCTGCCGGTCGAGCCGCCGGCGGAGCCCAACTTCCACACGCTGCTCAACGCCGCTAACTACCTCCAGCTGCCCGAGCTGGCCGCGCTGTGCCGCCGCAAGCTCAAGCGGCCCGGCAAGGCGTTCGGCTCCGGGCGGGCGGGGCTCCCCGGGGTGGGCCGGCCGGGGCGGGGCCAGCGCCTGTCCACCGCCTCTGTCATCCAGGCGCGCTACCCAGCCTCGGAGGGCCGGAAGGCGGCGCTGGCCCCCAAAGAGCTCCCTCAGAGCAAGGGCTCCGATGACGAGCTGTTCCTCGGGGGCCCCGGCCAGGAGAACTCTCACCCCCTGAGCCGCATGGGCTGCAAGAACGGCGGCGGGGATGGCGCCAGCTGCGGGGGCTCCAGCGGGCACAGCGGCGGCAGCGAGCAGGAGCTGGGCCTGGACCTGTCCAAGAAGAGCCCCCCGCTGCCGCCCTCGGCCCCGGCCCCCCTGCTGGGCCCAGACGACCTGGCCCAGCTCAGCGACGGCCAGCACGACTCCCCCGCCCCCGCTTCCACCAACAGTGCCTCGTACCCGGAGCCCAGCGGGCCCCTGGAAGACCCCATGGAGGTGGAAGGGCCCGGGGGGCCGGAGGAGAACCACCTGGGGCTGCTGGAGGGGCCGGGGGCCCCGCCTCGCAAGAGCCTGCGGCACCTGGCCCGGAAGAAAGAGTGGAACAAGGCCGAGGCCGTGGCCTGCGCCTCCTTCGAGCGCAAGGAGGCTGCAGGGGGCAAGGGCTGCTGCCCGGGGGACGAGGACGAGCTGGACGACGGGCTCCCCAACGGCATCCTGGGCTCCGGCGCCGGGCCCTACGGGGAGCCGCCCTACCCCTGCAAGGAGGAGCTGGAGAACGGCAAGGAGCTCAGCGACGACAGTGGCCAGAGCGACGCCGAGGGCCCAGGCGGCCCGGCAGGGGCCGGGCCGGGCGGCGCCGGCGCCAACTACGTGTACCGCCAGGAGGGCTTCGAGGCGGTCCCGTACGGCGACAACCTCTACGTGTGCATCCCGTGCGGCAAGGGCTTCCCCAGCTCCGAGCAGCTCAACGCCCACGTGGAGACGCACACGGAGGAGGAGCTCTTCATCAAAGAGGAGGGCGGCTACGGCGCGGGCCCCGCCCCGGACGACGAAGCTGAGGACCTATCGGCTCCCAGCCCCGCCTACGCCTCGGCGGCGGCGGCCAATGAGCAGCGGCCCTTCAAGTGCTCGGGCTGCGACAAGAGCTACAAGGACCCGGCCACGCTGCGGCAGCATGAGAAGACCCACTGGCTGACGCGGCCCTTCCCCTGCAGCATCTGCGGCAAGATGTTCACGCAGCGCGGCACCATGACGCGCCACATGCGCAGCCACCTGGGCCTCAAGCCCTTCGCGTGCGAGGAGTGCGGCATGCGCTTCACCCGCCAGTACCGCCTCACCGAGCACATGCGCGTGCACTCGGGCGAGAAGCCCTACGAGTGCCACCTGTGCGGCGGCAAGTTCACGCAGCAGCGCAACCTCATCAGCCACCTGCGCATGCACACCTCCCCCTCCTAG